A single region of the Apium graveolens cultivar Ventura unplaced genomic scaffold, ASM990537v1 ctg5031, whole genome shotgun sequence genome encodes:
- the LOC141702416 gene encoding uncharacterized protein LOC141702416, whose protein sequence is MCQGADHVKKSKIQTLKSEFENLNMKETDQLDDFCIKINGLVTTIRALGEEITKRYILKRLLRAMPNKYLQIVSTIEQFGDLENMTVEEIVGSLEAHNERTRSQNDSDGGKLLLTEEEWSRRENTGGKLLLTREEWMSKTN, encoded by the coding sequence ATGTGCCAGGGTGCAGATCATGTGAAGAAATCAAAGATTCAAACTCTGAAGAGTGAGTTTGAAAACTTGAATATGAAAGAGACAGACCAGCTAGACGACTTTTGTATTAAAATAAACGGATTAGTGACAACTATCCGTGCTCTGGGTGAGGAGATTACAAAACGCTATATTTTGAAAAGACTGCTTCGTGCAATGCCAAACAAGTATCTACAAATTGTATCCACAATTGAACAATTTGGAGACCTTGAAAACATGACCGTGGAGGAGATAGTGGGCTCACTTGAAGCTCACAACGAACGAACCAGAAGCCAAAATGATAGTGATGGAGGAAAGCTACTACTCACAGAAGAGGAATGGTCGAGACGTGAAAACACGGGTGGTAAGTTACTACTGACAAGGGAAGAATGGATGAGTAAGACTAACTGA